Within Actinobaculum sp. 313, the genomic segment GCAGATACGCCCTCGATTCAGCACGGTCTCCGCGAGTCGGTCCAGCCCCTCGTCGCTGAAACCGAGAGGGATGAGATTGCCAGAGTCCCACGCCATGGCACTCAGCTCATTATTCGGACCATCAAAATAACCGAGGGCAGGCCACGGACCGGACCCGAACATGTCCACGTTCGACCGCGCCAAAACTGCGTTGACGGGATCAGCGTCCAGAAGGGAAACAACGGCTTCGCGGTCGCCACCGCTTAAACGCCGCAACGGACTGGGGGCTCGACCCGGCCAGCGCATCTTGACACTGCCTCCGACTAGTAGGTAACGACCTGTACTCCGGAATTCTCTCCGTTCTCGTTTCCTAAGTCCATATCTTCCGCCATACGGTTGGCATGACGCAGCAAGGTTTCAACAATTTGGTCTTCCGGTACGGTCTCGACCACCTCACCGCGGACGAATATCTTGCCCTTGCCGTTGCCCGATGCGCATCCTAGATCGGCTTCGCGGGCCTCACCGGGCCCGTTAACCACGCATCCCATGACGGCGACACGTAACGGTGCGGTTATGTCTTTCAGGCCCGCCTCGACGCTTTCCGCCAGTGACCACACATCCACCTGCGCCCTGCCGCACGACGGGCAGGAGACGATCTCCATTTTGCGTGGTCGGAGCCCCATGGTCTCCAGGAGCTTGGTGCCAACTTTGACTTCCTCCACCGGAGGCGCCGACAGCGAAACACGAATCGTGTCGCCGATTCCCTCTGCCAAGAGAATGCCGAATGCGGCGCAGGATTTAATCGTGCCCTGGAAAGCGGGACCGGCCTCAGTCACGCCAAGATGCAGTGGCCAGTCACCCCGTTCGGCGAGCATCCGGTAAGCCTGCACCATCGTGACGACGTCGTGGTGTTTCACCGAAATCTTGAAGTCGTGAAAGCCGCATTCCTCAAAGAGGCTTGCCTCCCACACCGCTGATTCGACGAGTGCTTCCGGCGTTGCACGCCCGTACTTCTTCAAGAGACGGGGATCCAGCGAACCGGCATTGACTCCGATGCGAAGAGAAACGTCGGCGTCGGAGGCCGCTTTGCAAATCTCCGCCACCTGATCGTCAAACTTGCGGATATTGCCGGGGTTGACACGGACCGCTCCGCAGCCCGCCTTGATGGCAGTAAAAACGTACTTTGGATTGAAGTGAATATCCGCGATCACCGGTATACGCGACTGCTTCGCAATCACCGCCAACGCGTCGGCATCCTTGTCCGTGGGGCAGGCAACCCGCACAATATCGCAACCAGCGGCTGTCAATTCAGCAATTTGCTGCAGGGTGGCGCCGATGTCGTGGGTCTTCGTCGTCGTCATCGACTGCACGGATATGGGCGCGTCACCACCCACATCAACCGACCCGACGTGGATCTTACGCGTCTTCTTCCGCACAGCTAGAACCTCGGGGTCTGTGCGCACAGATGGCATACCTAGCGAGACACTCACGTATTCAAGTATTCCACCTCGGCGGTCCTATTGGGATGGCTGAGTCTGTGATATGCAACGACTACGCGCGACGGCCCATAAGCACGGGGCCATCGGAGGGATGACACCGCCCTGCGTCAAGCGGGCGGTTTCTTCACCTTGTTCGCTTGACCACCTGTCATTCGCTTCTCTCTTCACGTGATCGGAGCGTTACGAGCCTCCTTGGGCCGTTACAGGCCTCCTTGCTGCCGCCAGGTAGTCAGACCCGGCTGAGGCCAGGGTCGCCAACGCCGAGAATACGAGGAGAGCAACTGCGCCTACGTAGAGTGCGTCGAGACTTCCTTCGCGAAGCCCCAAGCTCAACTCGAGCATTGAGGGGCGATATCCGGCCATGGCGTTCGTTCCGGGGCTCAGCACGGCGACGATCAGCACTGCCACATAGTAAAAAACCAAGAAGAATGCGCTGGAACTACTGATCCTGCGCGGGTTCTCCTGTTCTGTCGCGCCATGAGTCAATAATCCGATAGCAAGTTGGAATACGAAGAGGCCAACGCCGACGGCCAGATTGAAAAGACTGACATCGGTTCCATTTCCGAAGCTGCCTGGCACTATGACTAACAAGAATGGGCACAGCGGCCACATGACCCACTGGATCGTCAACAGCTTCACACGCCACGTGGGGACGTAATCTCCGTCAAGCGGTTCGGCTCGAGCGCCTGTGCTGGTTGACATTGAGGAGGCGGACAGCTGGCTGCTCGGCGTGGTGTTGTGGACATTTACGCTGGGGACTACTTCCCCACCCTGCGGTGCATCGTCGGGCTGATCAGCACGCTCAGCATCCCGGTTACACGCGCCACCATCTTCTATTAGTTCGTCTTCTATTAGTTCGTCCATGGTGACCCTCTTCTATGGTCCATACCGAAAGGCGGCTGATCCGATTGGGTGGTGTCGACGGCGGAGCGACTGTCGCGTCCGTTTCGGTATGCGCCTGTTACATTGGGATCTGGCGCGGGCGGCGGAGCAAATCGCTTAGCCCACCGATAATCACGTATTGCCGAGCAGAGCGCAGCAAAAAGAAGGATTGGCACAGCAAGTGCCACCACACCGGTGATCCTGCTAAGAGCACGTGCCTCAAGCCCCAGGGCGGATTCGAGAATTGATGGATGGACTCCGTGCCCGGTATCCGAGGATAAACTAGCCCCTGCCACGATCAGAGCAAGGTAATAGCTGCCGAGTAGTATGGCAGTTGGCTTCATTCTCGGCGACCATTGAACCAATCGCATCGCCTTGCCTGAGAGCACGGCTATCGTAGCTTGCAGTACGAGTATGTATGGACACAGCAATAGCAAGGTACCAAAGGTCTGCACACCCGGGTCACCGCCGCCAGGCAGAACAAGCGCGAGTATTGGGCACAGTCCCCACATCAGCCATTGCACCGGCACATACGTGTCACGCCATCGAAACGGCTCCAGCGTCACATCCACTGCACTGGGCGTTTGACCATCCGAGGCAGTCCGTGCCGCACAATCGTCTTCCGGCATCTGCGGATCTCTCGTGACCTCCGGCTTTCTTTCACGGCTCAACACTGCTCACGACCTTTCACCTTATGCATAGCCGGAGAAATTGGTGCAGAGCCGGACTCCTCTGCACCCGCACAGCTAGCGGTGTCCTCCAAGGCCTGCGACGGCGAAGGCACGTCCGGTGTAGTCGGCTCATGTTCCCCACCCAGCACCGTTCGACCAACTGCGACGGGGTCCTTGCCCTGGGCCCGCTCCCGGTGGGCTGGTCGTTTGGCCGCCAGGCCATGCCGACTTGAATACGCGGCCTCACTTGCCTTATTCCGGTCAGCGAAGGCAGACAGGAAAGCGGCGAGCAAAAGGCCCATGGTGATAATGACCATGGCCCGGGCTACCCAG encodes:
- the ispG gene encoding flavodoxin-dependent (E)-4-hydroxy-3-methylbut-2-enyl-diphosphate synthase translates to MPSVRTDPEVLAVRKKTRKIHVGSVDVGGDAPISVQSMTTTKTHDIGATLQQIAELTAAGCDIVRVACPTDKDADALAVIAKQSRIPVIADIHFNPKYVFTAIKAGCGAVRVNPGNIRKFDDQVAEICKAASDADVSLRIGVNAGSLDPRLLKKYGRATPEALVESAVWEASLFEECGFHDFKISVKHHDVVTMVQAYRMLAERGDWPLHLGVTEAGPAFQGTIKSCAAFGILLAEGIGDTIRVSLSAPPVEEVKVGTKLLETMGLRPRKMEIVSCPSCGRAQVDVWSLAESVEAGLKDITAPLRVAVMGCVVNGPGEAREADLGCASGNGKGKIFVRGEVVETVPEDQIVETLLRHANRMAEDMDLGNENGENSGVQVVTY